The following coding sequences are from one Lolium rigidum isolate FL_2022 chromosome 6, APGP_CSIRO_Lrig_0.1, whole genome shotgun sequence window:
- the LOC124665491 gene encoding transcription factor bHLH162-like: protein MEAEVPKGPGKTKKGGKRSRTSGGRTSTTAAMVERKEVERERRQHMKQLCAKLACLIPKENYSSTDAMTQLRSLDEAAKYIKKLKERIDELRQRRSYAQAIATLKDIGGVSTPTTTISGGVGSSGLEGEKNASMLVVEVIQHDDSSMDVVMICNVDSPVKLHEVIIVLDEEGAEIINANHSVAGLKIFYNIHCRALSSRIGIDVSRVSERLRALI from the exons ATGGAGGCGGAGGTACCCAAGGGGCCGGGCAAGACAAAGAAGGGCGGGAAGAGAAGCAGGACAAGTGGCGGCAGAACATCAACAACGGCAGCGATGGTGGAGAGGAAGGAGGTGGAGAGGGAGAGAAGGCAGCACATGAAGCAGCTTTGCGCGAAGCTTGCCTGCCTCATCCCAAAAGAGAACTACTCCTCCACT GATGCAATGACTCAGTTAAGAAGCTTGGACGAAGCGGCAAAGTACATTAAGAAGCTCAAGGAAAGGATTGAcgagctacgccaaaggaggagcTATGCGCAGGCCATAGCCACCTTAAAAGATATTGGTGGTGTCTCAacacccaccaccaccattagTGGTGGGGTGGGGTCGTCGGGGTTAGAAGGCGAGAAAAATGCCTCGATGCTGGTGGTGGAGGTGATCCAACACGATGATTCAAGCATGGACGTGGTAATGATATGTAATGTAGATAGCCCGGTCAAGCTCCACGAGGTGATTATTGTTCTTGATGAAGAAGGTGCCGAGATCATCAATGCCAACCACTCAGTCGCTGGCCTAAAAATCTTCTACAATATACACTGTCGG GCCTTGAGCTCAAGAATTGGCATAGATGTTTCAAGGGTTTCTGAAAGATTGAGAGCATTGATATGA